One Alligator mississippiensis isolate rAllMis1 chromosome 1, rAllMis1, whole genome shotgun sequence genomic window carries:
- the LOC132250715 gene encoding major histocompatibility complex class I-related gene protein-like isoform X2, with amino-acid sequence MWRKSRERSRAGPGGAGGRLGSPCCGAWGGGGSPPYLSCAAVGTQAAQDGDMEMVQVGTQCPSGTNSPEAPAPSSSRTRRHKIHSCLRSKAVWMCAGCTVGLGILVPCLVAGLRETRETPQPNSTVVPSSSARSHSYQHFYTGVSDPRPDVPNFTAMSYVDDQQILHYDSERQRQEPRGDWVQGAVDPDFWDTETRSLQQWQKRFKQNLVTLQHRYNQSRGSHTLQFMYGCEVGEDGSTGGYMQVGYDGGDFISYDLGTCTWVAGTTQARVTQQTWNEDKILLQLTRSYLEETCIVWLRQYLQHGEAALQSKHPVAEVSHRPLSWDGRTALSCRVHGFYPRDVAVVWLENGEAQPQETRSSWVLPSGDGTYQTWATIEIDPSSNHDYTCRVEHVSLGAALTVSWDKGRSRRTLH; translated from the exons ATGTGGAGGAAGAGCCGGGAAAGGAGCAGAGCGGGGCCTGGCGGGGCgggagggaggctgggatctCCCTGTTgtggggcgtggggagggggcgGCAGCCCCCCTTACCTCTCCTGTGCTGCAGTAGGGACCCAGGCAGCGCAGGACGGGGACATGGAGATGGTGCAGGTGGGCACCCAGTGCCCGAGTGGCACCAACTCCCCTG aggccccagcccccagcagcagcaggaccagacGGCACAAGATCCATTCCTGCCTCCGTTCAAAAGCAGTTTGGATGTGCGCTG gcTGCACCGTAGGGCTGGGGATCCTGGTGCCATGTCTGGTAGCGGGGCTGCGTGAGACACGAGAGACACCGCAGCCGAACAGCACCGTGGTGCCTTCCTCCAGTGCCC GCTCCCACTCCTACCAGCATTTCTACACCGGGGTGTCAGACCCCCGCCCAGATGTGCCCAACTTCACTGCAATGAGCTATGTGGACGACCAGCAAATTCTCCACTACGACAGCGAGAGGCAGAGACAGGAGCCGCGCGGAGACTGGGTGCAGGGGGCCGTCGACCCAGACTTCTGGGACACAGAAACCAGgagcttgcagcagtggcagaagagaTTTAAACAGAACCTGGTCACCCTGCAGCATCGGTACAACCAGAGCAGGG GGTCTCACACTCTCCAGTTCATGTACGGCTGTGAGGTTGGTGAAGACGGCAGCACTGGAGGCTACATGCAGGTTGGCTACGACGGGGGAGACTTCATCAGCTATGACCTGGGAACGTGCACCTGGGTAGCAGGAACAACACAGGCCCGGGtcacccagcagacctggaatgAGGATAAGATCCTTCTTCAGCTCACAAGATCCTACCTGGAGGAGACCTGCATTGTGTGGCTGCGGCAGTACCTGCAGCACGGGGAGGCAgcgctgcagagca agcacCCCGTGGCAGAGGTGAGCCACAGGCCCTTGTCCTGGGACGGACGCACCGCCCTGTCCTGCCGGGTGCACGGCTTCTATCCCAGGGACGTGGCCGTCGTCTGGCTGGAGAACGGGGAGGCGCAGCCCCAGGAGACGAGATCTTCATGGGTCCTTCCCAGCGGAGACGGGACCTACCAGACCTGGGCCACCATTGAGATCGACCCGAGCAGCAACCACGACTACACCTGCCGCGTGGAGCACGTGAGCCTGGGTGCAGCCCTGACAGTGTCCTgggacaaaggcaggagca GACGTACCCTTCACTGA
- the LOC132250715 gene encoding major histocompatibility complex class I-related gene protein-like isoform X1 yields MWRKSRERSRAGPGGAGGRLGSPCCGAWGGGGSPPYLSCAAVGTQAAQDGDMEMVQVGTQCPSGTNSPEAPAPSSSRTRRHKIHSCLRSKAVWMCAGCTVGLGILVPCLVAGLRETRETPQPNSTVVPSSSARSHSYQHFYTGVSDPRPDVPNFTAMSYVDDQQILHYDSERQRQEPRGDWVQGAVDPDFWDTETRSLQQWQKRFKQNLVTLQHRYNQSRGSHTLQFMYGCEVGEDGSTGGYMQVGYDGGDFISYDLGTCTWVAGTTQARVTQQTWNEDKILLQLTRSYLEETCIVWLRQYLQHGEAALQSKHPVAEVSHRPLSWDGRTALSCRVHGFYPRDVAVVWLENGEAQPQETRSSWVLPSGDGTYQTWATIEIDPSSNHDYTCRVEHVSLGAALTVSWDKGRSKPNLMLIVGTVIGVVVLVIAGAGAAVHWRRRTLH; encoded by the exons ATGTGGAGGAAGAGCCGGGAAAGGAGCAGAGCGGGGCCTGGCGGGGCgggagggaggctgggatctCCCTGTTgtggggcgtggggagggggcgGCAGCCCCCCTTACCTCTCCTGTGCTGCAGTAGGGACCCAGGCAGCGCAGGACGGGGACATGGAGATGGTGCAGGTGGGCACCCAGTGCCCGAGTGGCACCAACTCCCCTG aggccccagcccccagcagcagcaggaccagacGGCACAAGATCCATTCCTGCCTCCGTTCAAAAGCAGTTTGGATGTGCGCTG gcTGCACCGTAGGGCTGGGGATCCTGGTGCCATGTCTGGTAGCGGGGCTGCGTGAGACACGAGAGACACCGCAGCCGAACAGCACCGTGGTGCCTTCCTCCAGTGCCC GCTCCCACTCCTACCAGCATTTCTACACCGGGGTGTCAGACCCCCGCCCAGATGTGCCCAACTTCACTGCAATGAGCTATGTGGACGACCAGCAAATTCTCCACTACGACAGCGAGAGGCAGAGACAGGAGCCGCGCGGAGACTGGGTGCAGGGGGCCGTCGACCCAGACTTCTGGGACACAGAAACCAGgagcttgcagcagtggcagaagagaTTTAAACAGAACCTGGTCACCCTGCAGCATCGGTACAACCAGAGCAGGG GGTCTCACACTCTCCAGTTCATGTACGGCTGTGAGGTTGGTGAAGACGGCAGCACTGGAGGCTACATGCAGGTTGGCTACGACGGGGGAGACTTCATCAGCTATGACCTGGGAACGTGCACCTGGGTAGCAGGAACAACACAGGCCCGGGtcacccagcagacctggaatgAGGATAAGATCCTTCTTCAGCTCACAAGATCCTACCTGGAGGAGACCTGCATTGTGTGGCTGCGGCAGTACCTGCAGCACGGGGAGGCAgcgctgcagagca agcacCCCGTGGCAGAGGTGAGCCACAGGCCCTTGTCCTGGGACGGACGCACCGCCCTGTCCTGCCGGGTGCACGGCTTCTATCCCAGGGACGTGGCCGTCGTCTGGCTGGAGAACGGGGAGGCGCAGCCCCAGGAGACGAGATCTTCATGGGTCCTTCCCAGCGGAGACGGGACCTACCAGACCTGGGCCACCATTGAGATCGACCCGAGCAGCAACCACGACTACACCTGCCGCGTGGAGCACGTGAGCCTGGGTGCAGCCCTGACAGTGTCCTgggacaaaggcaggagca agcCCAACCTGATGCTGATTGTGGGCACTGTGATCGGTGTCGTCGTGCTGGTCATTGCCGGGGCGGGCGCAGCTGTTCACTGGCGCA GACGTACCCTTCACTGA
- the LOC132250709 gene encoding zinc finger protein 436-like, with protein MPSTAVLQDTGDSWPGEPTAHHVDRPVEESAERKAPESWDEPPPVPREEPLPPQDSDSPETEETWELSADKSSSGWCPRPGPSPRAGAGTLSSAEQKPPGEEPVKLELQRTGPGGLEERGSLTPEPGPVQEGQGRPPKHGQSLELREVFEAVAVYFTREEWELLDDEDKVLYRDQMLKTYQALVSLGYRGPTPALISSMQQGQVELWVCDDEACGKISMSEELLLGGAWLLSKAEEQTPAEGPADLEPSWTSPGSLHDMDTPKPGKEQWHKSPGRLQMWKENVAVNQVPSPVGCESGGGTDPRNSPECREEFVELRDLKSHWKEALHPNRGSGEGFRGKQELTAIHWGRAQPCPEVRKTLDCPSLLALHKVRQSGGKLHICFKCGKSFTRFSNLTRHQLIHTGEKPHQCSECGKRFHLSFYLTKHRLIHTEEKPHQCSECGKSFRQLSDLAQHRHIHTQEKPHRCSQCGKSFTRFSNLTQHQLIHRGEKPHQCLECGKRFNLSSTLTQHQRTHTGEKPHQCSECGKSFTRSSNLTKHRLIHTGEKPHQCSECGKSFRQFSDLAQHRLIHTGEKPHRCSQCGKSFTRSSSLTQHWLIHTGEKPHQCSECGKRFNLSSTLIKHKRTHTGEKPHQCLECGKRFTRSSYLTKHQLIHTGARPHCS; from the exons ATGCCGTCCACTGCAGTATTGCAGGACACTGGTGATTCTTGGCCGGGGGAACCAACAGCCCATCATGTGGACAGGCCTGTGGAGGAGTCAGCAGAGAGGAAAGCCCCAGAGTCTTGGGACGAGCCACCTCCTGTCCCCAGagaggagcccctgcccccccaggactCAG attcCCCCGAAACCGAGGAGACCTGGGAGCTCTCAGCAGACAAAAGCTCCTCCGGCTGgtgccccaggccaggcccttccccaaGAGCAG gtgctgggaccctgagcagcGCTGAGCAGAAACCTCCTGGAGAAGAGCCTgtgaagctggagctgcagaggactggcccagggggactggaggagagGGGCTCTCTGACACCTGAGCCGGGCccagtgcaggaggggcagggcaggcctccaaagcaCGGGCAGAgcctggag ctccgggaggtgtttgaggccgtggcagtgtatttcacgcgggaggagtgggagctgctggacgatgaagacaaggtgctttaccgggaccagatgctgaagacttaccaagccctcgtttccctgg gatatcgaggtccTACACCTGCCTTAATCAGCAGCATGCAGCaaggacaggtggagctctgggtctgtgacgATGAGGCCTGTGGAAAAATCTCAAtgtcagaggagctgctgctgg gaggtgcctggctgctgagcaaaGCTGAGGAGCAGACTCCTGCGGAGGGgcctgcagacctggagccaTCATGGACTTCTCCAGGGAGTTTGCATGACATGGACACCCCGAAACCTGGGAAAGAGCAATGGCACAAGAGTCCAGGGAGGCTCCAAATGTggaaggagaatgtagcagtgaaccaGGTACCATCTCCAGTTGGGTGTGAGAGTGGAGGAGGGACAGACCCCAGAAACAGCCCTGAGtgcagggaagaatttgtggAGCTGAGAGACCTAAAGAGCCACTGGAAAGAGGCGCTGCATCCAAAccgaggcagtggggagggcttcagaggaaagcaggagctcactgctattcactggggcagagcccagccctgccctgaagtCAGGAAAACCCTTGACTGCCCATCACTCCTGGCTCTTCACAAGGTAAGGCAAAGTGGGGGGAAGCTCCACATATGCttcaagtgtgggaagagcttcacccgattCTCCAACCTGACCCGACACCAACtcatccacaccggggagaagccacatcagtgctcagagtgtgggaagagattccaCCTGTCCTTCTACCTGACCAAACACCGCCTCATCCATACAGAGGAGAAGCCACaccagtgctcagagtgtgggaagagcttcagacAGCTCTCCGACCTGGCCCAGCACCGGCATATTCACACACaagagaagccacatcggtgctcacagtgtgggaagagcttcacgcGATTCTCCAACCTGACCcaacaccagctcatccacagaggggagaagccacatcagtgcttagagtgtgggaagaggttcaaTCTGTCCTCCACCCTGACCCAACACCAGCGCacccacaccggggagaagccacatcagtgctcagagtgtgggaagagcttcacccgatcctCCAACCTGACCAAACACCGCCtcatccacaccggggagaagccgcatcagtgctccgagtgtgggaagagcttcagacAGTTCTCCGACCTGGCCCAGCACCGGCTtattcacacaggggagaagccacatcggtgctcacagtgtgggaagagcttcacccgatcctCCAGCCTGACCCAACACTGGCtcatccacaccggggagaagccacaccagtgctcagagtgtgggaagaggttcaaCCTGTCCTCCACCCTGATCAAACACAAGCGcacccacacaggggagaagccacatcagtgcttggagtgtgggaagagatttaCCCGATCCTCCTATCTGACCaaacaccagctcatccacacaggggcgAGGCCACATTGCTCATAG